A DNA window from Brassica napus cultivar Da-Ae chromosome C1, Da-Ae, whole genome shotgun sequence contains the following coding sequences:
- the LOC106376610 gene encoding autophagy-related protein 18h isoform X3, with translation MSLIKQVLWSSFDRLHTSESSFKNLLLLGYANGFQVLDIDDASDVSELVSRRDDPVTFLQMQPLPAKCEGIEGFSASHPMLIAVADEAKGSVPPIRNGYDDPLALSPTAVRFYSLRSHNYVHVLRFRSTVYMVRCSPRIVAVGLGSQIYCFDALTLEIKFSVLSYPVPHLGNQGVNVGYGPMAVGSRWLAYASNNPLSSSIGRLSPQNVTPPGVSPSTSPSGGNLVARYAMESSKHLAAGLLNLGDKGYKTISKYCQDLKHDVPGSSLSSSPGQKVGRGATSAADSDVAGTVIVKDFESRAIIAQFRAHTSPISALCFDQSGTLLVTASIHGNNINVFRIMPSPSKNGPGPQSYDWSSSHVPLYKLHRGMTSAVIQDICFSSYSQWIAIVSSKGTCHIYVLSPFGGENVIEIRSSHVDGPTLAPTLSLPWWSSPSLSTTHFTFPPPASVTLSVVSRIKCNNFFHAASSVVGKPSFPSGCLAAVFHQAVPQVSAPALDYLLVYTPSGHVVQYKLIPSLGGGDQAESSSRIGAAEEELRVKVEPVQCWDVCRRTDWPEREENICGRVAEDSVDASDLAKPLEKHHVYVANAEVLINSGRKPIWQNSEISFYPMFRPDSAGLNHGEMEIEKVSANEVDIRRKDLLPVFDNFHSVYSSMRNRGFPVERDSDSSSSYSDPGLVKGRGSSSSHFALTPNQDPHSGIVTFKQPVVSISSAVKDTDYTVDDAHMLLKNASLPAETTIVNNSGTSGASNVSSTQTSDLSMNATDESEEGPVDDGYPNFEQFFKETAKEAENKNAPSDQRKLDDDDDDDDDDDMLGGVFAFSEEG, from the exons ATGTCTTTGATCAAGCAGGTGCTGTGGTCTTCCTTCGATAGGTTACATACAAGTGAATCTTCTTTCAAGAACCTTCTTTTACTAGGTTATGCCAACGGGTTTCAAGTCCTTGATATCGACGATGCAAGTGATGTCAGCGAACTTGTGTCGAGGCGGGATGATCCAGTTACGTTTCTACAGATGCAGCCTTTACCTGCTAAATGTGAAGGAATCGAAGGATTTAGTGCTTCGCATCCCATGCTTATAGCAGTTGCTGATGAAGCCAAGGGCTCAGTTCCTCCTATTAGAAATGGTTATGATGATCCTCTTGCCCTATCTCCCACGGCTGTACGATTCTATTCACTTAGATCTCACAACTATGTTCATGTTTTGAGATTCCGATCTACTGTCTATATGGTCAGATGCAGTCCCCGGATTGTAGCTGTTGGCCTCGGTTCACAG ATATACTGTTTTGATGCGCTAACTCTTGAAATCAAGTTCAGTGTCCTCTCATATCCTGTTCCTCATCTTGGAAACCAAGGGGTCAATGTCGGATATGGACCAATGGCTGTCGGATCTAGATGGTTAGCTTATGCTTCCAATAATCCCTTGTCCTCTAGTATAGGTCGCCTTAGCCCTCAGAATGTTACTCCCCCTGGAGTCAGTCCATCTACCTCCCCTAGCGGTGGTAATCTAGTGGCGAGATACGCCATGGAATCTAGTAAGCATTTGGCGGCGGGTTTACTTAATTTAGGTGACAAAGGTTACAAGACTATATCTAAATACTGTCAAGATCTAAAACATGACGTTCCTGGTTCCTCTCTTTCGTCCAGTCCTGGCCAGAAAGTTGGTCGGGGCGCAACTTCTGCTGCAGATTCAGATGTTGCTGGAACG GTTATTGTCAAGGATTTTGAATCCCGGGCTATTATAGCACAATTCAGGGCTCACACCAGTCCAATATCGGCGCTCTGCTTCGACCAAAGTGGCACTCTATTAGTGACGGCCTCGATCCACGGTAACAATATTAACGTTTTCCGGATTATGCCATCGCCTTCAAAGAATGGACCAGGTCCCCAAAGCTATGATTGGAGCTCTTCCCATGTGCCTCTTTACAAACTGCATCGTGGCATGACATCAGCT GTAATACAAGATATTTGCTTTAGTAGCTACAGCCAGTGGATTGCAATCGTGTCATCTAAGGGTACTTGCCATATTTATGTTCTGTCCCCGTTTGGAGGAGAAAATGTTATTGAGATACGGAGTTCTCATGTCGATGGACCAACGCTTGCTCCGACATTGTCCCTGCCGTGGTGGTCGAGCCCATCGCTTAGCACCACCCATTTTACGTTTCCACCACCAGCATCGGTAACTCTTTCTGTGGTTAGCCGAATCAAATGCAACAATTTCTTCCATGCTGCCAGTTCCGTTGTAGGAAAACCGTCCTTCCCTTCTGGCTGTCTTGCTGCTGTTTTCCATCAGGCAGTCCCGCAGGTGTCAGCTCCTGCTTTAGACTATCTACTGGTTTACACTCCATCGGGTCATGTAGTTCAATACAAACTCATTCCATCTCTTGGAGGAGGAGACCAGGCTGAGAGCAGTTCGCGAATAGGAGCAGCTGAAGAGGAATTAAGAGTGAAAGTCGAACCCGTTCAGTGTTGGGATGTCTGCCGGAGAACAGATTGgccagagagagaagagaatatATGCGGAAGAGTTGCAGAGGACAGCGTTGATGCTTCTGATCTAGCGAAGCCTCTCGAGAAACACCACGTTTATGTTGCCAATGCAGAGGTTCTAATAAACTCGGGAAGAAAACCAATCTGGCAGAACTCAGAG ATATCTTTCTATCCCATGTTTCGACCGGACTCCGCTGGATTGAACCACGGGGAGATGGAAATCGAGAAAGTATCTGCAAATGAGGTTGATATCAGGCGCAAGGATCTGCTGCCTGTGTTCGATAATTTTCACAGTGTGTATTCCAGTATGCGTAACAG AGGATTTCCTGTTGAAAGAGAttcagattcttcttcttcttattctgaTCCTGGGCTAGTTAAAG GTAGAGGAAGTAGTTCCTCCCATTTTGCACTAACTCCGAACCAAGACCCTCATAGCGGAATTGTAACATTCAAACAACCAGTGGTTTCCATTTCTTCTGCTGTGAAAGACACTGATTATACTGTAGACGACGCTCATATGTTGCTAAAGAACGCCTCCCTGCCCGCTGAAACAACAATTGTAAACAACAGCGGGACAAGCGGAGCTTCAAATGTAAGTTCTACCCAAACTTCTGATCTCAGCATGAATGCTACGGACGAAAGTGAGGAGGGACCTGTTGATGATGGCTACCCAAACTTTGAGCAGTTTTTTAAGGAAACTGCTAAAGAAGCAGAGAACAAGAATGCTCCATCTGATCAAAGAAAactagatgatgatgatgatgatgacgacgatGACGACATGCTTGGTGGTGTTTTTGCTTTCTCCGAAGAAG GTTGA
- the LOC106376610 gene encoding autophagy-related protein 18h isoform X1 yields the protein MKSRSSKVNINNGDNHQTRNGTNGFLPNSLKFISTCIRTASSGVRSASASVAASLSPESHELKDQVLWSSFDRLHTSESSFKNLLLLGYANGFQVLDIDDASDVSELVSRRDDPVTFLQMQPLPAKCEGIEGFSASHPMLIAVADEAKGSVPPIRNGYDDPLALSPTAVRFYSLRSHNYVHVLRFRSTVYMVRCSPRIVAVGLGSQIYCFDALTLEIKFSVLSYPVPHLGNQGVNVGYGPMAVGSRWLAYASNNPLSSSIGRLSPQNVTPPGVSPSTSPSGGNLVARYAMESSKHLAAGLLNLGDKGYKTISKYCQDLKHDVPGSSLSSSPGQKVGRGATSAADSDVAGTVIVKDFESRAIIAQFRAHTSPISALCFDQSGTLLVTASIHGNNINVFRIMPSPSKNGPGPQSYDWSSSHVPLYKLHRGMTSAVIQDICFSSYSQWIAIVSSKGTCHIYVLSPFGGENVIEIRSSHVDGPTLAPTLSLPWWSSPSLSTTHFTFPPPASVTLSVVSRIKCNNFFHAASSVVGKPSFPSGCLAAVFHQAVPQVSAPALDYLLVYTPSGHVVQYKLIPSLGGGDQAESSSRIGAAEEELRVKVEPVQCWDVCRRTDWPEREENICGRVAEDSVDASDLAKPLEKHHVYVANAEVLINSGRKPIWQNSEISFYPMFRPDSAGLNHGEMEIEKVSANEVDIRRKDLLPVFDNFHSVYSSMRNRGFPVERDSDSSSSYSDPGLVKGRGSSSSHFALTPNQDPHSGIVTFKQPVVSISSAVKDTDYTVDDAHMLLKNASLPAETTIVNNSGTSGASNVSSTQTSDLSMNATDESEEGPVDDGYPNFEQFFKETAKEAENKNAPSDQRKLDDDDDDDDDDDMLGGVFAFSEEG from the exons ATGAAGAGCAGGAGCAGCAAGGTCAATATCAACAACGGAGATAATCATCAGACGAGAAACGGTACAAATGGCTTTTTGCCTAATTCCCTAAAATTCATATCAACCTGTATCAGAACCGCTTCCTCCGGCGTGCGCTCAGCTAGCGCTTCCGTCGCTGCTTCTCTCTCCCCCGAATCCCACGAGCTCAAGGATCAG GTGCTGTGGTCTTCCTTCGATAGGTTACATACAAGTGAATCTTCTTTCAAGAACCTTCTTTTACTAGGTTATGCCAACGGGTTTCAAGTCCTTGATATCGACGATGCAAGTGATGTCAGCGAACTTGTGTCGAGGCGGGATGATCCAGTTACGTTTCTACAGATGCAGCCTTTACCTGCTAAATGTGAAGGAATCGAAGGATTTAGTGCTTCGCATCCCATGCTTATAGCAGTTGCTGATGAAGCCAAGGGCTCAGTTCCTCCTATTAGAAATGGTTATGATGATCCTCTTGCCCTATCTCCCACGGCTGTACGATTCTATTCACTTAGATCTCACAACTATGTTCATGTTTTGAGATTCCGATCTACTGTCTATATGGTCAGATGCAGTCCCCGGATTGTAGCTGTTGGCCTCGGTTCACAG ATATACTGTTTTGATGCGCTAACTCTTGAAATCAAGTTCAGTGTCCTCTCATATCCTGTTCCTCATCTTGGAAACCAAGGGGTCAATGTCGGATATGGACCAATGGCTGTCGGATCTAGATGGTTAGCTTATGCTTCCAATAATCCCTTGTCCTCTAGTATAGGTCGCCTTAGCCCTCAGAATGTTACTCCCCCTGGAGTCAGTCCATCTACCTCCCCTAGCGGTGGTAATCTAGTGGCGAGATACGCCATGGAATCTAGTAAGCATTTGGCGGCGGGTTTACTTAATTTAGGTGACAAAGGTTACAAGACTATATCTAAATACTGTCAAGATCTAAAACATGACGTTCCTGGTTCCTCTCTTTCGTCCAGTCCTGGCCAGAAAGTTGGTCGGGGCGCAACTTCTGCTGCAGATTCAGATGTTGCTGGAACG GTTATTGTCAAGGATTTTGAATCCCGGGCTATTATAGCACAATTCAGGGCTCACACCAGTCCAATATCGGCGCTCTGCTTCGACCAAAGTGGCACTCTATTAGTGACGGCCTCGATCCACGGTAACAATATTAACGTTTTCCGGATTATGCCATCGCCTTCAAAGAATGGACCAGGTCCCCAAAGCTATGATTGGAGCTCTTCCCATGTGCCTCTTTACAAACTGCATCGTGGCATGACATCAGCT GTAATACAAGATATTTGCTTTAGTAGCTACAGCCAGTGGATTGCAATCGTGTCATCTAAGGGTACTTGCCATATTTATGTTCTGTCCCCGTTTGGAGGAGAAAATGTTATTGAGATACGGAGTTCTCATGTCGATGGACCAACGCTTGCTCCGACATTGTCCCTGCCGTGGTGGTCGAGCCCATCGCTTAGCACCACCCATTTTACGTTTCCACCACCAGCATCGGTAACTCTTTCTGTGGTTAGCCGAATCAAATGCAACAATTTCTTCCATGCTGCCAGTTCCGTTGTAGGAAAACCGTCCTTCCCTTCTGGCTGTCTTGCTGCTGTTTTCCATCAGGCAGTCCCGCAGGTGTCAGCTCCTGCTTTAGACTATCTACTGGTTTACACTCCATCGGGTCATGTAGTTCAATACAAACTCATTCCATCTCTTGGAGGAGGAGACCAGGCTGAGAGCAGTTCGCGAATAGGAGCAGCTGAAGAGGAATTAAGAGTGAAAGTCGAACCCGTTCAGTGTTGGGATGTCTGCCGGAGAACAGATTGgccagagagagaagagaatatATGCGGAAGAGTTGCAGAGGACAGCGTTGATGCTTCTGATCTAGCGAAGCCTCTCGAGAAACACCACGTTTATGTTGCCAATGCAGAGGTTCTAATAAACTCGGGAAGAAAACCAATCTGGCAGAACTCAGAG ATATCTTTCTATCCCATGTTTCGACCGGACTCCGCTGGATTGAACCACGGGGAGATGGAAATCGAGAAAGTATCTGCAAATGAGGTTGATATCAGGCGCAAGGATCTGCTGCCTGTGTTCGATAATTTTCACAGTGTGTATTCCAGTATGCGTAACAG AGGATTTCCTGTTGAAAGAGAttcagattcttcttcttcttattctgaTCCTGGGCTAGTTAAAG GTAGAGGAAGTAGTTCCTCCCATTTTGCACTAACTCCGAACCAAGACCCTCATAGCGGAATTGTAACATTCAAACAACCAGTGGTTTCCATTTCTTCTGCTGTGAAAGACACTGATTATACTGTAGACGACGCTCATATGTTGCTAAAGAACGCCTCCCTGCCCGCTGAAACAACAATTGTAAACAACAGCGGGACAAGCGGAGCTTCAAATGTAAGTTCTACCCAAACTTCTGATCTCAGCATGAATGCTACGGACGAAAGTGAGGAGGGACCTGTTGATGATGGCTACCCAAACTTTGAGCAGTTTTTTAAGGAAACTGCTAAAGAAGCAGAGAACAAGAATGCTCCATCTGATCAAAGAAAactagatgatgatgatgatgatgacgacgatGACGACATGCTTGGTGGTGTTTTTGCTTTCTCCGAAGAAG GTTGA
- the LOC106376610 gene encoding autophagy-related protein 18h isoform X2: MKSRSSKVNINNGDNHQTRNGTNGFLPNSLKFISTCIRTASSGVRSASASVAASLSPESHELKDQVLWSSFDRLHTSESSFKNLLLLGYANGFQVLDIDDASDVSELVSRRDDPVTFLQMQPLPAKCEGIEGFSASHPMLIAVADEAKGSVPPIRNGYDDPLALSPTAVRFYSLRSHNYVHVLRFRSTVYMVRCSPRIVAVGLGSQIYCFDALTLEIKFSVLSYPVPHLGNQGVNVGYGPMAVGSRWLAYASNNPLSSSIGRLSPQNVTPPGVSPSTSPSGGNLVARYAMESSKHLAAGLLNLGDKGYKTISKYCQDLKHDVPGSSLSSSPGQKVGRGATSAADSDVAGTVIVKDFESRAIIAQFRAHTSPISALCFDQSGTLLVTASIHGNNINVFRIMPSPSKNGPGPQSYDWSSSHVPLYKLHRGMTSAVIQDICFSSYSQWIAIVSSKGTCHIYVLSPFGGENVIEIRSSHVDGPTLAPTLSLPWWSSPSLSTTHFTFPPPASVTLSVVSRIKCNNFFHAASSVVGKPSFPSGCLAAVFHQAVPQVSAPALDYLLVYTPSGHVVQYKLIPSLGGGDQAESSSRIGAAEEELRVKVEPVQCWDVCRRTDWPEREENICGRVAEDSVDASDLAKPLEKHHVYVANAEVLINSGRKPIWQNSEISFYPMFRPDSAGLNHGEMEIEKVSANEVDIRRKDLLPVFDNFHSVYSSMRNRGFPVERDSDSSSSYSDPGLVKGRGSSSSHFALTPNQDPHSGIVTFKQPVVSISSAVKDTDYTVDDAHMLLKNASLPAETTIVNNSGTSGASNFFKETAKEAENKNAPSDQRKLDDDDDDDDDDDMLGGVFAFSEEG, encoded by the exons ATGAAGAGCAGGAGCAGCAAGGTCAATATCAACAACGGAGATAATCATCAGACGAGAAACGGTACAAATGGCTTTTTGCCTAATTCCCTAAAATTCATATCAACCTGTATCAGAACCGCTTCCTCCGGCGTGCGCTCAGCTAGCGCTTCCGTCGCTGCTTCTCTCTCCCCCGAATCCCACGAGCTCAAGGATCAG GTGCTGTGGTCTTCCTTCGATAGGTTACATACAAGTGAATCTTCTTTCAAGAACCTTCTTTTACTAGGTTATGCCAACGGGTTTCAAGTCCTTGATATCGACGATGCAAGTGATGTCAGCGAACTTGTGTCGAGGCGGGATGATCCAGTTACGTTTCTACAGATGCAGCCTTTACCTGCTAAATGTGAAGGAATCGAAGGATTTAGTGCTTCGCATCCCATGCTTATAGCAGTTGCTGATGAAGCCAAGGGCTCAGTTCCTCCTATTAGAAATGGTTATGATGATCCTCTTGCCCTATCTCCCACGGCTGTACGATTCTATTCACTTAGATCTCACAACTATGTTCATGTTTTGAGATTCCGATCTACTGTCTATATGGTCAGATGCAGTCCCCGGATTGTAGCTGTTGGCCTCGGTTCACAG ATATACTGTTTTGATGCGCTAACTCTTGAAATCAAGTTCAGTGTCCTCTCATATCCTGTTCCTCATCTTGGAAACCAAGGGGTCAATGTCGGATATGGACCAATGGCTGTCGGATCTAGATGGTTAGCTTATGCTTCCAATAATCCCTTGTCCTCTAGTATAGGTCGCCTTAGCCCTCAGAATGTTACTCCCCCTGGAGTCAGTCCATCTACCTCCCCTAGCGGTGGTAATCTAGTGGCGAGATACGCCATGGAATCTAGTAAGCATTTGGCGGCGGGTTTACTTAATTTAGGTGACAAAGGTTACAAGACTATATCTAAATACTGTCAAGATCTAAAACATGACGTTCCTGGTTCCTCTCTTTCGTCCAGTCCTGGCCAGAAAGTTGGTCGGGGCGCAACTTCTGCTGCAGATTCAGATGTTGCTGGAACG GTTATTGTCAAGGATTTTGAATCCCGGGCTATTATAGCACAATTCAGGGCTCACACCAGTCCAATATCGGCGCTCTGCTTCGACCAAAGTGGCACTCTATTAGTGACGGCCTCGATCCACGGTAACAATATTAACGTTTTCCGGATTATGCCATCGCCTTCAAAGAATGGACCAGGTCCCCAAAGCTATGATTGGAGCTCTTCCCATGTGCCTCTTTACAAACTGCATCGTGGCATGACATCAGCT GTAATACAAGATATTTGCTTTAGTAGCTACAGCCAGTGGATTGCAATCGTGTCATCTAAGGGTACTTGCCATATTTATGTTCTGTCCCCGTTTGGAGGAGAAAATGTTATTGAGATACGGAGTTCTCATGTCGATGGACCAACGCTTGCTCCGACATTGTCCCTGCCGTGGTGGTCGAGCCCATCGCTTAGCACCACCCATTTTACGTTTCCACCACCAGCATCGGTAACTCTTTCTGTGGTTAGCCGAATCAAATGCAACAATTTCTTCCATGCTGCCAGTTCCGTTGTAGGAAAACCGTCCTTCCCTTCTGGCTGTCTTGCTGCTGTTTTCCATCAGGCAGTCCCGCAGGTGTCAGCTCCTGCTTTAGACTATCTACTGGTTTACACTCCATCGGGTCATGTAGTTCAATACAAACTCATTCCATCTCTTGGAGGAGGAGACCAGGCTGAGAGCAGTTCGCGAATAGGAGCAGCTGAAGAGGAATTAAGAGTGAAAGTCGAACCCGTTCAGTGTTGGGATGTCTGCCGGAGAACAGATTGgccagagagagaagagaatatATGCGGAAGAGTTGCAGAGGACAGCGTTGATGCTTCTGATCTAGCGAAGCCTCTCGAGAAACACCACGTTTATGTTGCCAATGCAGAGGTTCTAATAAACTCGGGAAGAAAACCAATCTGGCAGAACTCAGAG ATATCTTTCTATCCCATGTTTCGACCGGACTCCGCTGGATTGAACCACGGGGAGATGGAAATCGAGAAAGTATCTGCAAATGAGGTTGATATCAGGCGCAAGGATCTGCTGCCTGTGTTCGATAATTTTCACAGTGTGTATTCCAGTATGCGTAACAG AGGATTTCCTGTTGAAAGAGAttcagattcttcttcttcttattctgaTCCTGGGCTAGTTAAAG GTAGAGGAAGTAGTTCCTCCCATTTTGCACTAACTCCGAACCAAGACCCTCATAGCGGAATTGTAACATTCAAACAACCAGTGGTTTCCATTTCTTCTGCTGTGAAAGACACTGATTATACTGTAGACGACGCTCATATGTTGCTAAAGAACGCCTCCCTGCCCGCTGAAACAACAATTGTAAACAACAGCGGGACAAGCGGAGCTTCAAAT TTTTTTAAGGAAACTGCTAAAGAAGCAGAGAACAAGAATGCTCCATCTGATCAAAGAAAactagatgatgatgatgatgatgacgacgatGACGACATGCTTGGTGGTGTTTTTGCTTTCTCCGAAGAAG GTTGA